The following are from one region of the Microbacterium paraoxydans genome:
- a CDS encoding SDR family NAD(P)-dependent oxidoreductase, with product MALTAHSTIGDWMNDPTGGPLIRGLFEQTGADPELLTPVLGLPLQQLVAMSQGQLPQSVVDDLVRAANNGEIPEDNASEGWTEKVTAGRFAGKTVIVTGAASGIGKATASRIAREGGRVIASDIAAEKLDALKAELPDADIVTVAGDLTKQDAIDAVLAAAGDRIDGLANVAGINDDFSPAGETPDAVWDRVIAINLTAPFKLMRAVIPVMEKAGRGAILNVSSEAGLRGNASGNAYTASKHGIIGVTKSAAFMYGPKGIRVNSVAPGGVATGIPMPPHMSEYGSGRLAPFQQAIPTVATAEHLAASITFLLSDDAVNINGAILASDGGWSVQ from the coding sequence ATGGCCCTCACCGCACACTCCACCATCGGCGACTGGATGAACGACCCCACCGGCGGCCCGCTCATCCGGGGCCTCTTCGAGCAGACGGGTGCCGACCCCGAACTCCTCACCCCCGTGCTCGGACTCCCCCTGCAGCAGCTCGTCGCCATGAGTCAGGGCCAGCTCCCGCAGTCGGTCGTCGACGACCTCGTCCGCGCCGCGAACAACGGCGAGATCCCCGAGGACAACGCCTCCGAGGGCTGGACCGAGAAGGTCACGGCGGGCCGCTTCGCCGGCAAGACCGTCATCGTCACGGGTGCCGCCTCCGGCATCGGCAAGGCCACCGCCTCGCGCATCGCCCGCGAAGGCGGACGCGTGATCGCCAGCGACATCGCGGCCGAGAAGCTCGACGCCCTCAAGGCCGAGCTCCCGGATGCCGACATCGTGACGGTCGCGGGCGACCTCACGAAGCAGGACGCGATCGACGCCGTGCTCGCCGCCGCGGGCGACCGCATCGACGGGCTCGCGAACGTCGCCGGTATCAACGACGACTTCTCCCCTGCTGGCGAGACCCCGGATGCCGTGTGGGACCGCGTCATCGCGATCAACCTCACCGCGCCGTTCAAGCTCATGCGCGCGGTCATCCCCGTCATGGAGAAGGCCGGTCGCGGCGCGATCCTCAACGTGTCGAGCGAGGCGGGCCTGCGCGGCAACGCCTCGGGCAACGCCTACACGGCCAGCAAGCACGGCATCATCGGGGTCACCAAGTCGGCCGCGTTCATGTACGGGCCGAAGGGCATCCGCGTGAACTCCGTCGCCCCGGGCGGCGTCGCCACTGGCATCCCGATGCCCCCGCACATGTCCGAGTACGGCTCGGGCCGCCTCGCCCCGTTCCAGCAGGCCATCCCGACCGTCGCGACCGCCGAGCACCTGGCCGCGTCGATCACCTTCCTGCTCTCGGACGACGCCGTGAACATCAACGGCGCGATCCTCGCCTCCGACGGAGGCTGGTCCGTGCAGTAA
- a CDS encoding TetR/AcrR family transcriptional regulator, giving the protein MPRPRSEKARQSVLEAMRRALAADGYEAVTIEGLAAEAEVSKQTIYRWWPSKAAILGEALLEGAVPGSDVVVPMTDDLGADLRAWFTAVSAGLARPEGVSLARALIEVTAADPELGLVLNARLAAPIREWVAERVSRGRADGDVRADVDAAAVADEFIAIASYSALIGQPLSAERVEETVVRLLRGIAATGR; this is encoded by the coding sequence GTGCCCCGTCCTCGCAGTGAAAAGGCCCGCCAGTCCGTGCTGGAGGCGATGCGTCGTGCGCTCGCCGCAGACGGGTACGAGGCCGTGACGATCGAGGGTCTCGCGGCTGAGGCGGAGGTGTCGAAGCAGACGATCTACCGGTGGTGGCCGTCGAAGGCCGCGATCCTCGGCGAGGCGCTGCTCGAAGGGGCGGTCCCTGGTTCGGATGTTGTCGTACCGATGACGGATGACCTCGGCGCGGACCTGCGTGCGTGGTTCACGGCGGTGTCCGCGGGACTGGCCCGGCCTGAGGGCGTCTCGCTGGCGCGGGCGCTCATCGAGGTGACGGCGGCCGACCCGGAGCTGGGTCTCGTCTTGAACGCGCGGCTGGCGGCGCCGATCCGGGAGTGGGTCGCGGAGCGGGTGTCACGCGGACGCGCGGACGGAGACGTGCGAGCGGACGTGGATGCCGCCGCGGTCGCCGACGAGTTCATCGCGATCGCCTCGTACTCCGCGCTGATCGGGCAGCCGTTGAGTGCGGAGCGGGTGGAGGAGACCGTGGTGCGGTTGCTGCGGGGGATCGCGGCGACTGGTCGCTGA
- a CDS encoding RNA polymerase sigma factor, whose translation MPEGPPGTLPDAMAAVRHVASIEYGRVVASVIGTVHDWTLAEDAVQDALARAVERWPGDGVPANPAAWVTTVARRRAIDLVRHADAERRAVARLEHEPPPGGVDNTPETDDHEDAFPHGDERLKLIFTACHPALTLEARAALTLRTVLNVSIEQLAGIFAVAPATMEKRLVRARAKIAHANIPYRVPDAAQLDSRSASVCEVLSALFTIGYSDPTLQPDPGAEAIRLARLCRQLLPADSPARLEFTGLLALLLLQHSRRAARTTPDGLSVPFDEQDRELWDVSEIEEGLRLLDDAVEEAARAGIHGGRHLIRATVAAEYVRPDPGMEIDHARIADIYGVLEQVDASPFVRLNRAVAVANAGRPAEALALMEALESSLGGHHLYSAVRGDLLQRLRRVEEARSAFRDAARAAPTERERRSYSQHADDIASAST comes from the coding sequence ATGCCGGAAGGGCCGCCGGGCACGCTTCCGGATGCCATGGCCGCCGTTCGGCACGTGGCATCGATCGAGTACGGCCGCGTGGTCGCGAGCGTGATCGGCACGGTCCACGACTGGACCCTCGCCGAAGACGCCGTGCAGGACGCTCTGGCTCGAGCGGTCGAGCGGTGGCCAGGCGACGGGGTTCCGGCGAACCCCGCCGCCTGGGTCACGACCGTCGCGCGCCGACGCGCGATCGACCTCGTCCGGCACGCGGACGCCGAGCGCCGGGCGGTGGCTCGACTGGAGCACGAGCCACCGCCCGGTGGCGTCGACAACACCCCGGAAACCGACGACCACGAGGACGCGTTCCCGCACGGGGACGAGCGGCTGAAGCTGATCTTCACCGCCTGCCACCCCGCGTTGACCTTGGAAGCCCGCGCGGCGCTGACACTCCGCACTGTCCTGAACGTGTCGATCGAACAGCTCGCCGGGATCTTCGCGGTCGCACCCGCAACGATGGAGAAGAGACTCGTGCGGGCTCGAGCCAAGATCGCGCACGCGAACATCCCGTACCGCGTTCCGGATGCCGCGCAGCTCGACAGTCGAAGCGCGAGCGTCTGCGAGGTCCTGTCCGCCCTGTTCACCATCGGCTACTCCGATCCGACGCTCCAGCCCGACCCCGGCGCCGAGGCCATCCGCCTTGCTCGGCTGTGCCGGCAGCTGCTCCCCGCGGACTCCCCGGCTCGACTCGAGTTCACGGGGCTTCTCGCCCTCCTTCTTCTTCAGCACTCCCGCCGTGCAGCACGCACGACGCCCGACGGCCTGTCCGTGCCGTTCGACGAACAGGATCGCGAACTGTGGGATGTCTCCGAGATCGAGGAGGGGCTGCGGCTTCTCGACGACGCCGTCGAGGAGGCGGCACGGGCGGGCATCCACGGCGGACGGCACCTCATCCGCGCCACCGTCGCGGCCGAGTACGTCCGCCCCGACCCGGGCATGGAGATCGACCACGCCCGCATCGCCGACATCTACGGGGTGCTGGAGCAGGTGGATGCATCGCCGTTCGTCCGCCTGAATCGTGCGGTCGCCGTCGCGAACGCGGGACGACCGGCCGAAGCCCTCGCATTGATGGAGGCGCTCGAGAGCTCGCTGGGAGGGCACCACCTCTACTCAGCGGTTCGGGGCGATCTCCTGCAGCGCCTCAGGCGCGTCGAAGAAGCGAGGTCAGCGTTTCGCGATGCCGCGCGTGCTGCTCCGACGGAACGCGAGCGACGGTCTTACTCCCAGCACGCGGACGACATCGCTTCGGCGTCGACGTGA